GGTCGCGGTGCCGTCCCAGGTCGCGCGCGCCACGCTCGCGCCGCTCAAGGGTGCGCTGCGGCTCGACGCGGTCGCCGTCTCGCTGATGAAGGGCGTGGAGCTCGGCACGGACCGGCGCATGAGCGAGGTCATCGCCGAGTCGCTCGACCTCCCGGCGGAACGCGTGGCCGTGGTCTCGGGCCCCAACCTGGCGCGTGAGATCGCGCGGCGCCAGCCCACCGCCACGGTGGTGGCCGCGACGTCGGACGCGACCGCGCGGCTCGTGTCGGGGGCCGTCGCGTCGTCGTACTTCCGCCCGTACACCAACCCCGACGTCGTCGGGGTCGAGCTGTGCGGTGCGGTCAAGAACGTCATCGCGCTCGCGGTCGGCATCTCGCAGGGCCGTGGCCTGGGCTACAACACGATGGCCACGGTGATCACGCGCGGGCTCGTCGAGATCACGCGCCTGGGTCTCGCGCTCGGCGCGGACCCGGCCACGTTCCCGGGGCTCGCGGGGATGGGCGACCTCATGGCGACGTGCGCGTCGCCGGACTCGCGCAACCACACGCTCGGCGGCCACATCGGCCGTGGCATGGGCCTGGAGGAGGCCATCGCCGCCACGGGCGGGACCGCCGAGGCGGTCAAGACGTGCCGGCCCGTGCTCGAGCTGGCGCGCCGCCTCGACATCGACATGCCGATCACCGAGGCCGTGGTCAACGTGCTGTACGAGGGCCTGCCGGTGGACCAGCTCGCTCCGACGCTGCTGTCCCGCCCGCGCCGGTCGGAGGCCGTGCAGCGCTGACGGCCGCGGCGTCGGGCGACGCGCTCAGGCGAGCGCGTCCAGCCCCTGGGCCAGGTCGCGCCACAGGTCCTCGACGTCCTCGATCCCGACGCTGAGGCGCAGCAGGTCCTCGGGGACCGTGACCGACTCGGTGGCGAACCGCCGCCGCCGCTCGAGGCTCGACTCGACGCCCCCGAGGCTGGTCGCAGGGACCCACAGCCGCAGCGAGGCGACCAGGGCATCGCCGGCGTCCACGCCGCCCGCCGGGCGCAGGCCGATGATCGAGCCGAACCCGTCCATGAGCCGCGCCGCGCGTGCGTGGCCCGGGTCCTGGGGCAGGCCCGGGTGGCGCACGTGGGCGACCGCCGGGTGCGCCGCGAGACGGCGGGCGAGCTCGAGGGCCGAGGCCTGCGCGCGCTCGACGCGCAGCGCGAGCGTGCGCAGGCCACGCAGCGCGAGCCACACCTCGAACGGCCCGGCCACGGCGCCGTGCAGCGTGCGGTAGGCGTGCAGGCGCGCGTGGAGCGCGGGGTCGGCCGCCATCGCGGCACCCAGGACCACGTCGCTGTGTCCCGCGAGGTACTTGGTGACGGAGTGCACCACCACGTCGGCGCCGTGCTCGAACGGGCGCTGCACCAGCGGTGTGGCGAACGTGTTGTCCACCGCGACGAGCGCGCCCGCCGCATGCGCGCCCGCGACGAGCGCGGGCAGGTCCGCGACCTCGAGCATCGGGTTGGTGGGGGACTCGACCCACAGCAGGTCGGCCGGTGGGGTCCCGTCGCCGCCCCGCACCGCCGCGAGCACGGCGTCGGTGTCGTCGACGTCCACGAGCTCGACGCGGACGCCGCTGCGCTCGGCGAGGTCACGCGCGTAGCCGAGCGTCACCTGGTAGCAGTGCCGGGGCAGCACCAGCCGTCCGCCCGGGGGGACCAGCGAGAGCGCCGCGGCGATCGCCGCCATGCCCGAGCCCAGCACGAGCGCGGGGTGCGGGCAGCCCTCGAGCGCACCCAGGGCCTCCTCGAACGGGTGCCACGTCTCGGTGTCCATGCGCGCGTACAGCGGCTCGCCCGGCGCCGGGACGCCGCGTGAGACGTACGTCGAGGACAGCACGACGGGCGGGTTCACCGGCGCACCCTGCTCACGGGCCGGGCGACCGGCCGCGACGACGAGGGTGGCGGGCTGCAGCGGGTGGGCGGTCGGCTCGGGCACGAGCGCCAGGGTACGCGCGGCACGGCGACGGGTAGGGTGCTGCCCGATGAACGCCGTGCCGTCCCCCCAGTCCCTCGACGACGCCGTTCGTCGCCCCCGCGTCATGGTCCTGTTCGGGGGCAGGTCGGGCGAGCACGCGATCAGCTGTGCGACCGCGGGCGGCGTCCTGCGTGCGCTGGACCGTGAGCGCTACGACGTCGTGGCCGTGGGCGTCACGCCCACGGGTCGGTGGGTGCTCGCGGACGACGACCCCGACCGCTGGGCCATCACCGACGGGCGCCTCCCGCAGGTCGAGGACACCGCGTCGCACGTCGTGCTGCCCTCGGACACCGGCGACCGTGACGTCCTGGTGGTGCAGGACGGCGGCGCACCGCGGTCCATCGGCGAGATCGACGTCGTCTTCCCGCTCCTGCACGGGCCCTTCGGCGAGGACGGCACGCTGCAGGGCATGCTCGAGCTCGCCGACGTCCGGTACGTCGGCGCGGGTGTGCTCGCGTCGGCCGTCGGCATGGACAAGCACATGATGAAGGTGGTGTTCGAGGGTCACGGGCTACCGGTCTCGCCGTTCGTCACGGTGCTGCCCGGCGCGTTCGCACGCGACCCGGAGGGCATCACCGCGCGCGTCGCGGCGCTCGGGCTCCCGGTGTTCGTCAAGCCCGCTCGCGCGGGGTCGAGCCTGGGCATCTCCCGGGTGACCGACCTGGCCGACCTGCCGGCGGCGATCGCCGCGGCGCACGAGCACGACCCGAAGGTCGTCGTCGAGGCCGCGGTGGTGGGCCGGGAGATCGAGTGCGGCGTGCTGGGCGGACGGGGCGGTCGGCGACCGCGCGCGTCGCTGCCCGGCGAGATCGTCGTGGACCACGGCAAGCACGCGTTCTACGACTTCGAGGCCAAGTACCTCGACGAGTCGGCCGTGCGGCTCGCGTGCCCCGCCGACCTGTCGCCCGACGCGGTCGCGCGCGTGCAGGAGGTCGCGGTGCGCGCGTTCGAGGCGCTGGGCTGCGAGGGCCTGGCGCGGGTCGACGTGTTCGTCACCGAGGACGACCAGGTCGTCGTGAACGAGATCAACACCATGCCGGGCTTCACGCCGTTCTCGATGTACCCGCGCATGTGGCAGTCCTCGGGCCTGAGCTACCCCGAGCTGGTCGACGAGCTGGTGCAGCTCGCGCTCGAGCGGCCCACCGGGCTGCGCTGAGCCCTCACAGGCAGCCGCGCTCGCGCTCGGTGAGCTGTGCGGCGCGGCCCAGCCGGTCGAGGAACGACGACGGGTGCGTGCGCGCGATCTCAGCCGGCACCTGGACCTCGATCGCCGGGATGCGCCCGTACGTGGTGAACGTCCAGTCGCTCGACTGCTCGTCGTCCGGGTCGGACGCGACGATCACCCAGTCGACGGACGTGCCGTCGGCGGCGTCGACGGTCTGGCAGCGATCGGTCGTCGGTCCCAGGGGCTCGACGCCGCACCGCAGCACGACGGCCGCGCCGTCCGTCCCCCACGCGGTCGTGGCCTGTGCGGTCGTGTCCCGGCGCGGCAGGTCCTCGGCGAGCTCGTCGGGTGTGGCGAGCACCACCTGCGCGCACACGGGGTCGGTCGCGTACGGCCCCGGTGCGGTGCCGACGGCCGACGCGCAGCCGGCGAGCACGAGGCACAGCAGCGGGCCGAGGACCAGAGGGGTGGTGCGCACCGGTCCACGGTAGCCAGCGTGTGCCCGGCGCCGGTCCCGCGGGCGTGTGACGTGCGTCCACGTGCCGCGTGCGCCCGGCGGTCGACGAGGCGGCTAGCGTGGCCCGGTGCGCGTCGCCGACCTGACCGAGGAAGAGCTGCTGGCCCGGATCGTGCCCGAGCTCCCGGGGGGCGACGCGACGCTCGTCGGCCCGGGCGACGACGCGGCCGTGCTGGCCGCACCCGACGGTCGTTACGTGGTGACGACCGACGTGCTGGTCGAGGACCGGCACTTCCGGCGCGCGTGGTCGAGCGGTGCGGACCTCGGCCGGCGTGCCGCGGTGCAGAACCTCGCCGACGTCGCGGCCATGGGGGCCGTGCCCACCGCGCTCGTCGTGACGCTCGCCGTTCCGGGCGACCTGGCCGTGGACTGGGTCGTCGGGATCGCCCGCGGGCTCGCGCACGTGTGCGCGCCGCTGGGGGTCGGTGTGGTGGGCGGCGACCTGTCCGGTGCGCCGGTGGTCGTGGTGGGCGTGACCGCGCACGGCGACCTCGCGGGTCGCGCGCCCGTGCTGCGCTCGGGTGCGCGCCCCGGGGACGTGGTCGCGCACGCCGGCGTGCTCGGCCGATCGGCGGCGGGCCTGGCGCTGCTGGACGGGTCGGTCGCCGACCCGGACCCGGCACTCGTCGCGGCCTACCTGCGGCCGTCCTCACCGTTGGCGGCGGGTCCCGCCGCCGCTCGAGCCGGGGCGACCGCGATGCTCGACGTGTCCGACGGCCTGCTGAGGGACGCGGGGCGGCTCGCCCGCGCGAGCGGCGTCCGCGTGGACCTCGCGGCGTCCGCGCTGGGTGGCTCGGTCGACGAGCTCCGCGAGGCGGCCCGGCGGGTGGGTGCCGACCCGTGGGCCTGGGTCCTCGGCGGGGGAGAGGACCACGGCCTGCTCGCCGCGTTCCCCGCGGACGTGCCGCTCCCGGACCCGTTCCGGGCGATCGGCACGGTCGTGCCCGCGGATCCCACGGCGGCCGACGTCACGGTGGACGGTGCGCCGGCTCGCGTCGGTCCCGGGTGGGACCACTTCGCGGGCGGTCAGCCCCGGCGGTAGCGCACCTCGAGGAGGTCCTCGCCGCCGACGTCCTCGTACCGTTCCACGCCGTCGGGCTGGAAGCCGTGCCGTCGGTAGAAGTGGCGCGCGCGCTCGTTGGCCGCGAGCACCCAGAGCGTGAGCGGCGTCTGCTCGCCCGACTCGTTGATGAGCGTGCGCATGAGCTCACGCGCGACGCCGTGGCCCCACGTCCCGGGGTCCAGGTAGATCGAGTACACCTCGAGGTCACCGCGCCGCGCGTCCTCGTCGCGGCTCGGCCCCACGGACGCGAAGCCCAGGAGGCGCACGCCGTCCTGCGCGATCCAGGTCCGGACGCCGTCGTCGGGTCCGCGCTCGAGGTACCCCTGCCAGGTGGCCGTGCGCGCCGTCGCGTCGAGCGACGCGAGGTACGACGCGGACACGATGCCCGCGTACGCCTCCTGCCACGAGCGGATGTGCACCGCGGCGATCGCCCCTGCGTCGGCAGGACCCGCCGGGCGGATCGTCAGCTCGCCGATCTGCTCTGCCATGGGGTCACCCTGCCACATGGCAGGCACGACGCAAGGCCCGCGAGGTGAATCCTCGCGGGCCTTGCGATGATGCTGGGGTGTGCCGCGGGCGGCGGCTCAGCCGACGCGTCGACGCGTACGTCAGACGGCGCGCTGGACCTTGCCGGCCTTGAGGCACGAGGTGCACACGTTGAGACGCTTGGGCGTCCCGGCGACGACCGCGCGGACGCGCTGGATGTTCGGGTTCCAGCGACGCTTCGTGCGGACGTGCGAGTGCGAGATGCTGTGCCCGAAGCTCGGGCCCTTGGCGCAGACGTCGCAGGTGGCGGCCACGGTCTTCTCCTGTTGCTCTGGCGGGTCGTACATGGACAGCCGCGAAGGATCGCGGCCGAAGTCGGGGAGGGGGCAGTCCGTACGGCAGCCTCGCGGCATGCGGCGTCTCGTCCTGCATCTGGTCCCAGGCGCGCCCGAACCCGTCGGGCAACCGGTCAAGACTAGCCCATGCGCGGGGGCGTCCCAAATGTGGGCGGCGTGCGGCAGGGTGATGTGCGCCGCACCAGGATGGGACCGCGATGCAGCAGCGCTGCCGCTGAGCCGGTGCCCGCCGGCAGGTGACGGGCGTGGACGACGACGAGGGAGGCGCGCGTGGCGCTCGGGACGGCCGAGGTGACGGCGTGGGTGCAGGGCGCCCGCGCGGGGCTCGGCGACGCACGCGGGCGCATCGACGCGGTCAACGTCTTCCCCGTGCCGGATGCGGACACGGGCACCAACGCGTGGCTGACGATCGAGGGCGGGGTGCGCGCGGTCGATGCGCTGGACGCCCCGGGAGACGTACCGGTCGCGGACGTGCTCACCGCGCTGGCCCGCGGTGCGATGGTCGCGGCGCGCGGCAACTCGGGCGTGATCCTCAGCCAGTGGCTCGCGGGGTTCGCGCACGGCGCCACCGGCGCGGGGGGCGTCGGCACGGCCGACGGCGTGGCACCCGGACGCGTCGACGCCCGCGGGATCGCGCTCGCGCTGGGCTCGGCGGCGCGCGCGGCCCGGCTCGCGCTGGCCGATCCGCAGGAGGGCACCGTGCTCACGCTCGCGGACGAGGTCGCGCAGGCCGCGGCCGACGCGGCCGACGCGGGCGGGGACGGCACCGCGGTCGCCGCGCAGGCCGCCGCCGCGGGACATCAGGCGCTCGCCCGGATCTCCGCGTCGCACCCCGTGCTGCGCCGCGCGCACGTGCCGGACGCGGGCGCGTGCGCGCTCCTCGTCGTGATCGACGCGCTCGCGCTCGCGGCCGCGGGTGCGACGCGCGCCCCGGTCACCGACTGGCTCCCGGACCGGCACCCGGCACCCGGGCACGCGCAGGCGTGCGACGAGGCCACCGCGGGAGCCGCGCAGGGCGGTGCGTTCGAGGTCATGCTCGTGGTGCGGGACACCGCGCCCGGGCCCGCCGTGGGCGATCGGCTGCGCGCGGCGCTGGCAGCGGTGGGCGACTCGGTCGCGGTGGTCGGCGCCGACGGCTGGTGGCACGCGCACGTGCACACCGACGACCCGCAGGTCGCGATCGACGCATGCGCCGTGGGTCGGCGTGAACAGGTGGTGGTCCGGCGGCTCGACGTGCTCGAGGCGCCGCAGGACGCGGGCGCGGACGACTGGGGACTCGTGGTCGTCACGCGGTCCGCGGGCCTGGCGGCGTGGTTCGCCACGGCGGGCGCGGTGGTCGTGGTGCGCTGCCCCGAGGAGCCCGTGACGGCCGCGCACGTGCGCCGCGCGGTCGAGGACGCGGCGGCCCCGCACGTGCTCGTCGTGCCGGGTGACGCGATCACGCCCGACGAGCTCGCGACGGTGCAGGACGACCCCGGCGTCGAGGTGCTCGGTGCGGACGACGAGGCGCGCGCCGCGGTCGCCGTCCTGGCGTTCGTCACCGCGGGCGGTGCACCGGGCGTGCATGCCGCGGCGCTCGCCGCGGGGCGCGCGCGCGTCGCGGCGATCGACGTGGCCGGCGGTCCGGGCCGGGGCGTCGGAGCGCGCGCCGCGGACGTCGAGCACGCGGTCGCGTCGCTGGTCGCGTCCCCCGCGCCGCGGGGTGAGAGCCTGACGGTCGTGGTGCCGGGCACCGCCGACGATGCGGTCGTGGCCGAGGTCGAGCGGTGCGCCGCGCGGCACGGGCTCGAGCCGACGGTGCTCGGGGGTTCCGCCGGCCGGGCGGTCCTGGTCGCGGTCGACTGACGCGCCCGGGGTGACGGTGGTGACGACGAGTGGAGGACCGGCGGTGCGGTACGCGGACGGGGTCGCGGCGGCGGACGGCGCGCTGGACCGGCCGATCGGCAAGGTCGCGCCGCGCCTGGGCCCCAAGTTCGAGGCGCTCGGTGTGCACGTGGCGGGCGACCTGCTGCGCTACTACCCGCGGCGCTACGCGGACCCGAGCCGGCTGACGGACATCGCGGGGCTCGAGATCGACGAGAAGGCCTCGATCGTCGCGGAGGTGCGCTCGAGCTCGGGCGTGCTGCGCGCGCGCACGTCGGGCAAGCTCCGCGTCGAGGCGCAGGTCACCGACGGCCACGCGGTGCTGCACCTTGCGTTCTTCGCGCAGCGCGAGGGCATGGCCAAGGCGTTCGCGGCGCAGATGCGGCCCGGCCGGCGCGGTCTGTTCACCGGCAAGGTCGGCTGGTTCAACGGCCGCGCGCAGCTGGCCAACCCCGCGGTGGTGTGGTTCGACGCCGACGACGAGGGCGCCGCGATCGAGCACGCCGAACGCCCGATCCCGGTCTACCCGGCCAGCGCGACGCTGGACAGCGCCAAGATCGCCACCACGGTCCAGGTGGTGCTGGACGGCCTGCGGGACGGCGACGTGCCCGATCCCGTCCCGGCCGAGGTGCGGCAGGAGCGCGGGTACGGCGAGCTGCTGCCCGCGCTGCGCCGGCTGCACCGGCCCGAGACCGAGCAGGACTGGCGCGTCGCGCAGCAGCGGCAGCGGTACGAGGAGGCGTTCGTGCTGCAGGCCGAGCTCGCGCGGCGGCGCGTGCGGGCCGCGGCGCAGGCGGCAGTCGCGCGGCCACCGGTCCCGGGTGGCCTGCTCGACGCGTTCGACGCGCGCCTGCCGTTCGCGCTGACCGCGGGGCAGCGCGAGGTCGGGGAGCAGATCGCGCAGGAGATCGCCCGGCCCGTGCCCATGCAGCGGCTCCTGCAGGGCGAGGTCGGCTCGGGCAAGACCGTGGTCGCGCTGCGCGCGATGCTGCAGGTGGTGGATGCGGGCGGCCAGGCGGCGCTGCTCGCGCCCACCGAGGTGCTGGCCGCGCAGCACGCGCGTTCGCTGCGCGCGCTGCTGGGCGACCTGGCCGAGGGGGGCCTGCTGGGCGGGGCCGAGCACGGCACGCGCGTCACGCTGCTGACCGGCTCGGTGACGGGTGCGGCACGGCGCACGGCGCTCCTGGACGCGGCGTCGGGGGCCGCGGGCATCGTCGTGGGCACGCACGCGCTGCTGGAGAAGAACGTCCAGTTCGCCGAGCTGGGGCTCGTGGTGGTCGACGAGCAGCACCGGTTCGGGGTCGAGCAGCGCGACGCGCTGCGCGCCAAGGCGGCTGCGCAGCCCCACCTGCTGGCCATGACGGCGACGCCGATCCCGCGCACCGTCGCGATGACGGTGTTCGGCGACCTCGAGACGTCGGTGCTGCGTGAGCTGCCCGCGGGCCGGTCGCCGATCACGTCGTTCGTCGTGCCGGCCGACCTCCCGGCGTGGATGGCGCGCACGTGGGTGCGCGTGCGCGAGGAGGTGGACAAGGGAGGCCGCGCGTACGTGGTGTGCCCGCGCATCACGGGCGACGACGCGGACGGTGCCGACCTGGTCGAGCCCGGCGCCGCGACGCTCGGCGACCAGGGTGCCGCGGCACGGCGACCGCCGCGCGCGGTGCTCGAGGTGGCCGACGAGCTGCGCGGCCTGGACGAGCTCGCGGGCGTCGGCATCGGCGTGCTGCACGGCAAGCTCCCGCCCGAGGACAAGGACCGCGCGCTCGCGGACTTCGCCGCGGGCCGGACGCCCGTGCTGGTCTCGACCACGGTGGTCGAGGTCGGCGTCGACGTGCCCGAGGCGACCGCGATGGTGATCCTGGACGCGGACCTGTTCGGCGTCTCGCAGCTGCACCAGCTGCGCGGCCGGGTCGGCCGCGGGACGGCGCCCGGTGTGTGCCTGCTGGTCTCGGGCGCGCGCCCGGGGACGCCGGGGGACGACCGCCTGCGGACGGTGGCCGAGACGCTCGACGGGTTCGCGCTCGCGCAGTTCGACCTCGAGCAGCGGCGTGAGGGGGACGTGCTGGGTGCGTCGCAGTCCGGCGCCGCGTCGTCGTTGCGGCTGCTGCGCGTCGCGCGTGACGGCGACCTCATCGAGCAGGCACGCACGGATGCGCGTGCGGTGGTGGAGGCCGACCCCGAGCTGGTCGGGCACCCCGCGCTGCGTGCCGCGATCGACCAGCTCCTGGCGGGCGAGCGCGACGAGTTCCTGGACCGCGCATGAGCACGCCGGGGTCAGGGTCGGGGCACCGCCGTGAGAGGGTCGCAGCCGTGACCGGATCGAGGGCGGCCGCGTGACGCGGATCGTGGCGGGCAGCGTCGGAGGACGAGTGCTCACGGTCCCGCGCGCCGGCACGCGCCCCACCAGCGAGCGCGTCCGTGAGGCGCTGTTCTCGCGGCTCGAGCACCTCGACGCGGTCGACGGCGCCCGTGTGCTCGACCTGTTCGCGGGGTCCGGCGCGCTCGGCCTCGAGGCGGCGAGCCGGGGTGCGGCGGCCGTCACGCTGGTCGAGGCCGCGCGCTCCGCGGCGGACGTCTGCCGGCGCAACGTCGCGGCCCTCGGGCTCGCGGGCGTGGTCGTCGTCGCCACCGAGCGGGCCGAGCGGTTCGTGGAGCGCCCGGTGACCGCGTCCTGGGACCTCGTGCTCGTCGACCCGCCGTACGACCTGGCGGAGGCCGACCTCGCGGCGGTCCTGGCGGGGCTGACCGGAGCGCTCGCGTCCGGAGCGGTCGTCGTGGTCGAGCGGTCCACGCGTGCGCCGGAGCCCGCCTGGCCCGCGGGGCTGCACCGGTTCGACTCCCGCAGCTACGGCGAGACCGCGGTCTGGTTCGCCGAGCCCGACGCGACACCGTCTGCCACGGCCGACGACGCCGGGCCCGACGCATGAGGCTCGTCCGACAGGCGGGCCCCGCCGACGCGCCCGCGGTGCGCACCGTGCTGGCCCGCGCGTACCACGACAACCCGCTCATGCGCTGGGTGCTGCCCGACGAGGGCACGCGCGACGACGCGTGCGCGGCGTGGCTCGGTCCCTCGGTGGACCGCTACGTCGCGCTGGGCGGTGTGGACGTGCTCGTCGAGGACGGCGAGGTGCTCGCGGCGGCCGCGTGGCGCGAGCCGGGGCTCGACGCGCAGCACCCCGTGCTCCGCACGCTGCCGACCGGTCCCGGAGTGCTGGCGGCGCTCGTCGGGCGCGCACGTGCCGCGGACGTGCTGGCACGCCTCGGCGCCGCGGCGACGTGGGCGCCCGCGGCTCCCGCGCCGTACCTCAACTACCTCGCGGTCCGGCCCGAGCGGCAGGGCGCCGGCCTGGGTGCACGGCTGCTCGAGCACCGCCTGCGGCGGTACGACGCGGCGGGCGCGGCGACCTGGTTGGGCACCACCGACCCGCGCAACGTGCCGTTCTACTCCCGGCTCGGTTACGCGGTGGTCGGCGAGGCGGAGCTGACCCCGTCGTCCGTCGGCGCCGCCGGCCCGGGTGACGAGACCGCGGCGACCGTGCTGCGCGTGCTGCACCGCCAGCCGGCCGACCCGCTGGCCTAGGGTGGACGCGTGAGCCTCGCCGTGTGCCCCGGGTCGTTCGACCCCGTGACGCTCGGCCACGTCGACGTGGTGCGCCGCGCGCGCACGATGTTCGACGAGGTCGTCGTGGCCGTGGCACGCAACTCCGCCAAGTCGCCGCTGCTCGACGTCGAGAGGCGCGTCGCGCTCGCACGCGGGGCGTTCGCGGACGACGCCGGCATCCGCGTCGAGGTGGTCCCGGGGTTGCTGGCCGACTTCGTCCGGGACGTGGGCGCGTCGGCCGTGGTCAAGGGGCTGCGCGGCGGTGCCGACTTCGACGGCGAGCTGCCCATGGCGCTCATGAACCGGCACCTGTCCGGGGTGGAGACGGTGTTCGTCGTGGGGGACCCGGCGCTCGCCCACATCGCGTCGTCGCTGGTCAAGGATGTGGCGCGGCACGGCGGACCGGTCGGCGACCTGGTGGGCAGCGAGGTCGAGGCGGCCGTGCGCGAGGCCCTGGCCGCACGCGGCTGAGGCACGTGCGAGGCTGGACCACGACGAGAGGAGCGGTCGGTGAGCGAGGCGAACGAGCGGACCGAGGGTCTGACGGGCGTGCTGGACGCGCTCGAGCAGGCGGTCATGGCGGCGCGCAGCATGCCGATGTCGGCGTCGGTCCTGGTCAGCCGGGCCGAGCTGCTGGACCTGGTGGCGCAGGCGCGTGAGGTGCTGCCGGACCAGCTGACGCGCGCGGACCAGGTGCTCGCGGACGCCGACGCCGCACGCGCGGCCGCGCAGCAGGACGCCGAGCGGATCCTGGAGCGGGCGCGGCGCGAGGCCGCCGAGCTCGTGGCGCAGGAGGCCGTGGTCACGGCCGCGCACGAGCGCGCGGCACAGGTCGTCGCGGATGCCGAGCAGGTGGCCGACGAGCTGCGGCGCGACGCCGACGACTACTGCGACCGCAGGCTCGCGGACTTCGAGATCGACCTGGGCAAGGTGCTCGCGCAGGTGCAGGCCGGGCGGGCCAAGCTCGCGGGCAGGCTCGCGCCGGAGGAGTGAGGGTGCGGAACGTCACGTCCGGTGCGCCCGGGACGTGCCCGACGGATTTGGGCGGGCCGCGCGCGGACCTGTAGAGTTGCCCGTTGGTCCTGCCGGTCTGGCGGACCGAGATCCAGGAACTCGACGAGGGGACGGCTGTGCAGCGCCCGGTTCACCTCGATCCCCGTTCGCCGCTCGTGCTCGACACCCTCGAGCTCGGCCGACGTCCGGGATCGACGCGAACGGCCCAGCGCACGGTCGCCGCTCCGGCGGATCTCGGTACCGACGTGATCGGCATCCCCGAAGGGAGCGATCTCGAGCTGGACCTCCGGCTCGAGGCGGTCATGGAGGGGGTCCTGGTCACCGGTTCGGTCCGGGGTCGGGCGGTCGGGGAGTGCGTGCGCTGCCTGGGCGAGGTCGTCGACGACGTCGACGTGTCGCTCACGGAGCTGTACGTGTACCCCGAGCGTGCGACCGCCGCTGCCGAGGCGGGCGACGACGAGGAGGACGTGCGTGAGCTCGAGGGCGACCTGGTCGACCTGGAGCCCGCGCTGCGGGACGCGGTCGTGACGGCACTGCCGTTCCGTCCGTTGTGCCGGCCCGACTGCCCGGGACTGTGCTCCGAGTGCGGAGCGCCCCTGGCGGACGACCCTGACCATTCGCATGAGACGCTTGACCCTCGCTGGTCCGCCCTGAGCGGCCTGGTGAGCCCGGTCGACGAGACGAAAGAGAGCTAGCCGTGGCGGTTCCGAAGCGCAAGATGTCGCGCAGCAACACCCGTGCGCGTCGGTCGCAGTGGAAGACCACTGCCACGACGCTCAGCACCTGCCCGAACTGCAGGGCCGACAAGCGGCCGCACACGGCGTGCCAGTCGTGCGGCACGTACAACGGCCGTCAGTACGCCGAGGCGCTGCGCAGCGAGTTCGACGCCCGCTGACGCGGGTGTCGTTCCTGACGGCGCCGTCGGCCCGCACCACGCGATGAGCGCGGCAGCCACCGACCTTCTCGAGAAGCTCGGGGTCCACCTGGACCCCGAGCTTCTCGTGCTCGCGCTGACGCACCGGTCGTTCGCGCACGAGGCGGGTGGCATCCCCACCAACGAGCGCCTCGAGTTCCTGGGGGACACCGTGCTCGGCCTGGTCGTCACGGAGTCGCTGTACCGCCGCCGCCCCGACGAGCCCGAGGGCGCGCTCGCCAAGATGCGCGCCGCGACGGTGTCGCAGCGCGGCCTGGCCGCGGTGGCGCGCGAGCTCGACCTGGGCCGGTACGTGCTGCTGGGCAAGGGCGAGATCGCCACGGGCGGCCGGGACAAGGACTCGATCCTGTCCGACACGCTCGAGGCCCTGTTCGGCGCGGTGTACCTCACGCACGGGCTCGAGCACGCGCGCACCGTCGTCGAGAAGCTCGTGGGTCCCACCCTCGAGGCCGCGGCCGGGCTCGGCGCGGGCCTGGACTGGAAGACGTCGTTGCAGGAGCTCGCGGCCGCACTCGGGCTCGGGGCACCCTCGTACGAGGTCACGGGGACCGGCCCGGACCACGCGCGGACGTTCACGGCGCACGCGGTCGTGGGCGGTGAGGTGCACGGCACCGGGACGGGCCCGGCCAAGAAGGTCGCCGAGCAGCAGGCCGCCGAGGCCGCGTTCCTGGCCCTGCGCGCGCGGGCCGACGAGCCCTGCCCGCAGGACGCCGAGGTCGAGCAGCGCTCG
The Cellulomonas gilvus ATCC 13127 DNA segment above includes these coding regions:
- the rpmF gene encoding 50S ribosomal protein L32 — protein: MAVPKRKMSRSNTRARRSQWKTTATTLSTCPNCRADKRPHTACQSCGTYNGRQYAEALRSEFDAR
- the rnc gene encoding ribonuclease III — translated: MSAAATDLLEKLGVHLDPELLVLALTHRSFAHEAGGIPTNERLEFLGDTVLGLVVTESLYRRRPDEPEGALAKMRAATVSQRGLAAVARELDLGRYVLLGKGEIATGGRDKDSILSDTLEALFGAVYLTHGLEHARTVVEKLVGPTLEAAAGLGAGLDWKTSLQELAAALGLGAPSYEVTGTGPDHARTFTAHAVVGGEVHGTGTGPAKKVAEQQAAEAAFLALRARADEPCPQDAEVEQRSTSTR